The DNA region CCTGGAAGGAGCGCTGGGTGGTGATCATGTTGGCGAACTCTTCGGTGAGGTCGACGTTGGCGAGCTCAAGGGTGCCGGCCTGGATGGCGCCGAGGCCGTTGCCGCCAGGGGCGTTGCCTGCGGCGGTGGGGGGATTGGCGCCGATGATGCCGGCGGCACTGAAGCCGGTGAAGAGGTTGTCGCCGGATTTAATGAGGGCGGTGGGATCGCTGTAGGCTTGGAGGAGTACTTGGTTGGTGGTGACGGAGGTGCCGTCGGAGTAGAACTCGGTGAGGTTACCGGAAGCACTGATGCTGAAGGAGGTGAGCTCGGTGCCGGTGGGCGGGGTGCCGAGCTGGATGTCGCCGAAGGCGGCGGGCGGGGTGCCGGCGACACCACCGGTGGCGCCCTGGACGCGGTAGCCCTGGTAGGTGACGAGGTAGCCGTTGTCATCGACGCGGAAGTTACCGGCGCGGGTGGCGAAAACCTGGCCGTCGGCGGGGTTGGAGACGAGGAAGAAGCCGTTGCCGGAGACGCCGAGGTCGGTATTCAGTCCGGTCGTACTGAGCGCGCCCTGGGTGAAGCGGGTGCCGATCTGGGAGAGGCGGACGCCGGTGCCGACCTGGGTGGCGGATTGATTGGAGGAGGATCCGGTGGAGGGGGCGGAGGAGCGCAGGGTGTTGGAGAAGCTGTCGGCGAAGCTGACGGTGGAGCCTTTGAAGCCGACGGTGTTCACGTTGGAGACGTTGTTACCGATGACTTCGAGGGCTTTGGTGAAGCTGCGCATGGCG from Nibricoccus aquaticus includes:
- a CDS encoding flagellar hook-basal body protein, giving the protein MSLIGTLTSGVSAMRSFTKALEVIGNNVSNVNTVGFKGSTVSFADSFSNTLRSSAPSTGSSSNQSATQVGTGVRLSQIGTRFTQGALSTTGLNTDLGVSGNGFFLVSNPADGQVFATRAGNFRVDDNGYLVTYQGYRVQGATGGVAGTPPAAFGDIQLGTPPTGTELTSFSISASGNLTEFYSDGTSVTTNQVLLQAYSDPTALIKSGDNLFTGFSAAGIIGANPPTAAGNAPGGNGLGAIQAGTLELANVDLTEEFANMITTQRSFQASSRLVTISDQVLEEIVNLKR